One Spea bombifrons isolate aSpeBom1 chromosome 1, aSpeBom1.2.pri, whole genome shotgun sequence DNA window includes the following coding sequences:
- the LOC128476364 gene encoding G-protein coupled receptor 151-like yields the protein MNTSDEISFSGELQPSEAGVEITVVLPLILATICLVGFAGNLLLIAILSHDLRKGKCSVVNCLVINLGATDLLLILFCIPVRIVTHARQSWVFGGFVCKTTDWFLHGCLLGKSFTLAAMAHARYKHVVTPPKFLSFNKKQVWLVLLFTWTLSLLLPLPHLIFTQLEVKQGGLICSFDIPTYAYKFMSVFSKLYPILAYVVPMFFTFFCYMRALRRRQERRNRVPNPRLLSRKITSMLMSVSLAFEAMWLPEWIVWIWARHSSFGALQPPTALMVLAQVIMFLNCTLNPGVFLAVSEEFREGFMSVWTMVRCRLCYGSGHTRAGENGSDMVTNTIQSLQDLHSSCGLRASQECRQKEEKILPDVEHFWQERRNTTAGEDNDPMPWEHQEKP from the coding sequence ATGAACACCTCGGACGAGATCTCCTTCTCTGGAGAACTCCAGCCCTCGGAAGCTGGGGTGGAAATCACGGTGGTCCTGCCTTTGATTCTGGCCACCATCTGCCTGGTGGGGTTCGCGGGGAACCTGCTGCTGATTGCCATCCTTTCCCATGATCTCAGGAAAGGTAAATGTTCGGTGGTCAACTGCTTGGTCATCAACCTGGGGGCCACCGACCTGCTCCTGATTTTGTTTTGCATTCCTGTGCGGATTGTCACCCACGCCAGACAGTCCTGGGTGTTTGGGGGGTTTGTGTGTAAGACCACAGACTGGTTCCTCCATGGCTGTCTGCTGGGGAAAAGTTTCACCCTGGCTGCGATGGCACATGCCAGGTACAAGCATGTGGTCACCCCACCAAAGTTCCTCAGCTTCAATAAGAAACAGGTATGGCTTGTCCTCCTCTTCACCTGGACCTTGTCTCTTCTGTTGCCCCTTCCACACCTGATCTTCACCCAGCTGGAAGTGAAACAGGGGGGTCTCATCTGCAGCTTTGATATCCCTACCTATGCCTACAAATTCATGAGTGTCTTCAGCAAGCTCTACCCCATCTTGGCTTATGTTGTCCCCATGTTCTTCACCTTCTTCTGCTACATGAGAGCTCTGAGAAGAAGACAGGAGAGGAGGAACCGGGTGCCCAATCCAAGACTCCTCAGCAGGAAGATCACCTCCATGTTAATGAGTGTCAGCCTGGCCTTTGAAGCTATGTGGCTTCCAGAATGGATTGTCTGGATCTGGGCAAGGCACAGCAGTTTTGGGGCTCTTCAACCTCCCACAGCCTTGATGGTTCTAGCTCAAGTCATCATGTTTTTGAACTGTACCCTGAACCCGGGGGTGTTTTTAGCCGTTTCGGAAGAATTCAGGGAAGGTTTCATGAGTGTATGGACCATGGTAAGATGTAGACTTTGCTATGGATCAGGTCACACCAGAGCTGGAGAAAACGGCTCAGATATGGTCACCAACACCATCCAGTCCTTGCAGGACTTGCACTCATCTTGTGGACTGAGAGCCTCCCAGGAGTGCAGACAGAAGGAAGAGAAGATCCTTCCAGATGTGGAGCATTTCTGGCAGGAGCGCAGAAATACCACAGCAGGAGAAGACAATGACCCCATGCCATGGGAGCACCAGGAGAAGCCCTGA